caagtatatgaacgctgaagacgcactattagcccgagaagatagacccaagaaaagagacagacaagaggatccccgacaggaccaggggcggaagaaaggaagaatgggagatcgaagggaggagagacgtccaaaacGCATGGGcgcaaggttcacaagtttcaccccgttgaccgctccgatagaccaagtcctaatgcagattaaggacgaaggatccctgacgtttccggaaaagctgaagagtgatcccaacaaaaggtctagagacaaatattgccgcttccatcgtgaccatggtcacgacacggccgattgctacgacttgaagcaacaaatcgaagcccttatccgacaagggaagctgaagaagttcgtcagcaaggagagaacggatcaatccccacaagaacaacacccccgtcgagaaaacgagcgaTCAAGACCCCcattaggggacataaggatgataattggaggaacagccgcggccggatcgtcgaaaaaggctcgcaaaacataccttcggatggtacagaatgtccagttggcgggtacagtgccaaagatggcaagaagggaaggccccattatcgggttctcggaagaggatgcaagacgcctacaccatccacacgacgatgccctcgtcgtcagcttgcgggcaggcgactacaatatccaccgagtgttggtcgacaacggtagttcggccgacatcttgtactatccggcgttccaacaaatgaggattgacagggggcagctaataccgacaaacgccccgctcgttggtttcggagggagtagaatattccctttgggcgtagtcacgttatcggtgacactaggagattacccccaacaaatcaccaaggacgtaacattcttggtggtcaattgctcgtcagcctacaatgctattattggacgacccatgctcaactcgtggaaggcggcaacatcaacttaccacctaatgatcaagttcccaacggagtatggggtaggagagctacgcggaagtcaaattgccgcacgagaatgctacgtagctatgatggaggtggaagaccagatccaggccttgaacatagaagaacaccgaacgacggcagaacctacagagaagctagaggagataactctcgacagttccaatccagaccgaaccaccaagatcggaacgcttgccaaacccgcaatccgtcaagagctcgtagctttcttgaggagcaataaggatgtgttcgcctggagccataACGATATGCCGGGAATCGATCCCTCGatcatggtacataagttgaatgtgttgccttcgtttccacccgtccgacaaaagaagagagtattcgccccggaacgagaccaagcaatagcggaagaggtccgcaaactccaagaggcaagcttcatcagggaagtttactaccccgattggctggcgaatgtggtaatggtgaagaaagcgagcggcaaatggcggatgtgcgtggacttcaccgatcttaacaaagcatgccccaaagatagctatccccttccaagggtcgacgtcCTAGTAAACTCGACGGCTCAAtaccaattgctaagcttcatggacgctttctcgggttataaccagatccgcatgcacgaggacgatcaggagaagacttcgttcgtaaccagtcaaggactcttctgttacaaagtaatgccattcggcctgaagaatgcaggggcaacataccaaagactaatgaacaagatgttcgcacagcaaatcgggaggaatgtccaagtctatgtcgacgacatgctggtaaagagccggaaggaggaagaccacttggaagatctcaaggaaacgttcggcacgcttcgatcctacaacatgaaactcaatccgggaaagtgcgcattcggtgtaacggcaggcaaattcctaggattcttggtatctcaaagggggattgaagctaacccggacaaaatccgagccataatggagatggcccccccgagaaacgtgaaggaagtacaaagccttaacggcaaggtagcggcattgaatagattcgtgtcgagagcgacggacaagtgtttacccttctttcgaacattgaaaaagtcattcgagtggacggacgagtgtcggcgagccttcgaggagttaaaaacctatctgtcttcaccacctctactgagcccctcgcaaccaggtgaagaactcttcctctatttggctgtctccccggtggccgtcagcgcggccttaatcagagaagagaacagggcacagaagcccgtgtactacgccaaccgggcgctccgcggtgccgaagaaagataccaacctatggataaactcgcttttgcgttggtcacggcggctcgcaagctcaagccctactttcaagcccataccgtgaacgtaatgaccgacaagcccttgcgaagggcactgagtaatcctgaagccgcgggtcgactgacgctgtgggcaatagaattgagtgagtttgacatcaagtaccgtccacatgtggccattaaaggacaagctatagccgacttcatagcagagtttacgcgtgacgaggacaagggggcagaagaacccccccagtggaacatctacaccgatGGATCATCCAATAggcgagttggaggagccggcatagtattgttgtcacctgaaggagacaagattgaatgtatggtccgtctcgacttccccattaccaacaatgaagcagaatacgaagcggtggcagcaggactcgacctagctaaagccgccggagctgaaagtgtggtcgtgtattgcgactctcaagtcgtgaccaatcaagtaaacggagattatgaatgcaaaggggaaaggttgaagggatatcttgatcaagtaagggcgagagtcgacgggctaaaagcaatggtcgtccagatccccaggggagaaaatgagctcgacgatcggctagccaaagccgcttcagcagaacatatgatgacatcgggtaatgtactttcctttgttcaaatctttccactaatagaccccgacaacatgcaggagatacgctccgaaagaaactggactacgcagataacttcatacttaaaggacgagATACTGccagaagagaaggaggcagcgagaaagctaaaagtccaagccgcgaggttcgtcttgataaaagacattctttacaagagaggtttctcccgtccttatctaagatgtctcggggttgaagaggcggactacgtaatgagggaagtacacgaaggaatatgcgggaaccattccgGTTCGCGGTCGTTAGTGCACAAActggtacgagctgggtattactggccaaccatgcagaaggatgccgagtcttacgttaaaagctgcgacaaatgccaaaggttcagcaatttcatcGGACAACCAGCTGAGGAGCTAACCcctataacggctccatggccgttcgctcagtggggactaaatatcatgggacctttcccaacggcggtaaggcagctgaagttcttgatagtgggtattgactacttcacaaaatgggtagaggcggaagcattggccaccattacagaaaagaacattagaagttttgtctggcggtgcatcgtatgcaggttcGGTATTCCAAGagttcttgtctcagataacgggaggcagttcgacaacggcaacttccgggatttctgcactcagctaggaataaaaaaccactactcatcacccgcccatcctcaggctaatggccaggttgaagtcacgaaccgatccctgttaaagattatcaagactcggctcgagggggcaaagggcatatggcccgaagaattgccgagcatactatgggcatacaggacaacggcgaggactccgacaggagagacgccatttcgactgacatacgggagcgaggcggtCATCCCAGCAAAAGTTGGACTCACaagttacagggttcacaaccatgacgaatgcaggaatgacgaatccatgaggctacagctggacctgatagatgaggttaggtcggtggcggagcaaaggatcgctagatacaaggatcgcatgtccagacatTACAACACCCGGGTCTGACACAGaaacttccaagtaggagacctcgtactcaggaaggtcatgggtgcaactaaagaccctgcacagggaaaactcggccccaactgggaaggaccttatagagttacgtcatggaaaaggaaaggaacgtACCACTTAGAGACAACAGATGGAGAGAAGCTGCCGCAtccatggaatgccgagcatttgaggaaatactaccagtagtagTGACACGGCAACCAGTTTTTGTTTAAGCTTTTTAtaagtttctcttttaactgtcttttttgctacaatcttgtTGTGCCCTTTTTGAGCCCAAAGGGGGTAGGCACTTTTTTCCATTACGCAATTCTGTAATCAGATATTactttgatcttctacttggaTGTCATTATAATTGTCTACAAAATTAACAGAAGctaaataaagtccacaagatggacggatacaaatgcagtccacaagatggacggatcattcTACGAGGATGATAACATCCTACAGGAATAATCattcaagtccacaagatggacggatataaATGCAGTCCACAATATGGACGGATCGCCCTACAAGGACGATCGTCCTCAATCCACAAAATTGACGgacacaagatggacggatcatcctacggGGGTGATATCaccctacaaggacgatcactgtcagtccataaaatggacagacccaaaataaagtccacaagatggatggatcatcctacaaggatAGTAGccaaagtccacaagatggacggaccaCCCCACAGGGATGATGactcaagtccacaaggtggacggatacaatCGGAAGTCCACAAgacggacggatcgtcctacaaggacgatcactgtAAGTCCTTTAATGGACggacataaaataaagtccacaaggcCGACGGGCCATCCCACAGGGATGATgacatcctacagggatgataactcaagtccacaaggtggacggaaatAATAGAAGAACGTGCCCGCGAAGTGGACGGACCACTGACTACGttaattttttacaagtccattaaactcaagtccacaaggtggacggaaatAATAGAAGAACGTGCCCGCGAAGTGGACGGACCACTAActacgttaaaattttttacaagtccattAAATAGGCATTacatttaaaagtgatatacagcgccacaaagtggacggatcctCATAATGAACCTCTAAAAATAAACGGAGAAGGAAAATCCTCACGGATGTAAATGCTCaatcaacacaagataacaagTCTGCAATGTGGACGGAGTATCACAGATaaacaaatattctcacaaaaatcCTTCCTCAAGAAGGAGGACGGACCTTTAAACAAAGTACCAAACAATGATAGAAAGCATATATGAACATTAAGCCAAAAGCCCAAAAGGCAAgtgtttaatacaattaaagaGGACGGACTGTTctgaaatgtaaataaataaaaaaaaaaaaaaaaaaaggacggattgttctcaaaataaattacatagagattaatctttcttttgttcagcgacttggacatccttcgacgggaCGGACTCTCCGTCTCCTTGAACAGCGTCTTCGCCAAAgaggtcctccgtattttcggaggcgacggggagggcagaagtctgggcttggtcctcaagtttgaccattgacAAATCCAACTCTGGATAGGCCTTCTTGACCTGACGGAGAGAATCatcgaagccttgaaggaaagAATCTGACAGCTCGCCCAAGCAGGACTCTGAGCTGCGGTACTCCTCGACGGCTACCTCTTTCACATGACGGACCTCTTCCTTGAGTTCTTTAATCTCCGCCTCCTTCTTCTCAATGACCGTCAACGCAGCAAccgtcttctcctccagctcTTGCCTTgccttctcagaaagctccagcttcttctccatcttggaccTCCATTTATGGAGTTGTCCGAactcttcctccgtctgctccgccttcgcgcgcacccggtccaaggtactctcacggttgagacaccggtccagtaatcccttcatcatgaccaaggactgcgaACAAAAAAGAGCccgtcacataatgtaaataacaacgaaaaagaaaaacaaacttaTTTGACGgacataaccaacctgagcaacggcaaagaggcccgtctcccccatggcctccgtcgagtgGTTTCCAAGATCTTCATAGTCTTCCgccgtgatgatggacgacagcttctccaacgcatacttggagtcgtcgcggagaagggaaggaggtctctcttgcttaccgtCTGGGGCCGTCATCAATCCTTTTCCCGTCCCCTGCTTAGCTGGGGTGACGGTTTTgttaccctcagccattaaaccaaccacaggttcaagagagacctttggttgcttaaatggacggtcggattttgatgtcggtttcctcttcggggctgaagccgacaccttaggtaccacctcgccggattccctcttcttgacggcttgaGACTTAATTAAAGCTCTCCTTTTTGCGTCTTCCATCTCTGCGaataatgacggatgaaattaaaactaagtAAAGTCAGTTAAATGGCAAAGTAAAGTTGACGGGCTTACGTCTATGAACTCGCTCGTCGTATCTGATTGCCTCTTGGGTGGGTTCAGGACCgtcgcagtaccaatgtatggtcctcgggttcaccaacttagcccaagtcctttcctccggcgtagttTTTCTGCAAACcttttcaaggaaactaaattcctcaaggctgacttgtgggcgccgtctacctgcagagaaagacgatcaagatatacacataaaaatggacggatacGAAAAGCATTACGAAATTAAGACGGGTGCATACACGATTGATTTATCACTGCCCatgttgtgtcgacgggcatgtattccgtctcccctggacggctcatccatctgtcaccctccaggaagaagtagcgactcttccagtctctatttgagtctggggtctcaaagatcaccttcaacaaggggctccgactagcaaaactatacatcccccttgatccataaatctcgtctggacggtaacagtgaagaaattcacggaccgtcagtTTCCTTTCCCCATTCGACATTGCACCGTAAAGAATCTtcatggctatgaagaccctccaggcgttaggggatatctgggtgacggacaaccccagataaTGCAAAAGTTCCCTATAAAgtgtagaaagcgggaatcgaagtccagccttcaatgcctgctcgtacactccgacaccgtctaccccttcatagtaacacttctccgacgCATATGGCAGACGGATAGAAACGTAATCCGGGATTTGGAAGTTTGTTCTGAAAGTGCTGAAATGTTTCTCCCGgatgacggatgtaaacctatgcaccgtccactctggcaacatgatgaactgccttagtccatcagcacctacaACGGACTCCAGTGCTTGATCCCCGTCGTCCTCAGAACCCTCTATTTcaactatctccacatcctcatttgttgaggatgaagaagaggcagacggactcctatcttcgccggggctctcttggtctttatgaccggacgggtatacatcctcgtattccgtcccatcacgaaccaccgactggttacttgacgcactagacatttcctacaattgacgaTGAAACCTAAAaccgacgggtttgaaagtattgacgggtatggaaagcctaacaacaatgcatggacggaaatgtaacttgactatagTATTAGAAGTACTTACCACACTTAGCAGAGGAGaggtgacggttggtgtaatcagTAGATTCTCGTCCTCGACGGATTGttctgacaaggttgacggcttcgctctAACAAACGATTTCTGattgaaaattgaagaaatgagagagtgaggcgccttatatatataggagatgcacggaagacgaagcgacgcttcgatcctatacaatggccattcagagagtgacacgtggcatgcttaataaatgctgacaacctgtcagtacgCGCCAACAGATTTGTACCCATCATGCAACCGTCAACTTGATGTGTCTTCCTCTGACGGGTTGATCCATCTAGAACCGTCATCCTATCTTGCATAAATCCGTCATCCAGTTGTGACTAAACTAGAAACCTTCTTTTGTTCCGCAGATTTCACTCCGTCATAAAATACCCGTCATACCCATACGTTAGAatcgtcaccccattgatcctttgacctaaaaggtgacggaccattggggtgaagggggcaactgaagatggtaaaatatagagcctgatgggcttaccttaatgggcctgacggatcggaGCTGCTGGGCCTGTATAAAGATGATCCCCTTCACTTTGAAGGCCCATTGCTGACA
This DNA window, taken from Quercus robur chromosome 2, dhQueRobu3.1, whole genome shotgun sequence, encodes the following:
- the LOC126704285 gene encoding uncharacterized protein LOC126704285, yielding MAEGNKTVTPAKQGTGKGLMTAPDGKQERPPSLLRDDSKYALEKLSSIITAEDYEDLGNHSTEAMGETGLFAVAQSLVMMKGLLDRCLNRESTLDRVRAKAEQTEEEFGQLHKWRSKMEKKLELSEKARQELEEKTVAALTVIEKKEAEIKELKEEVRHVKEVAVEEYRSSESCLGELSDSFLQGFDDSLRQVKKAYPELDLSMVRPPS